The Megalops cyprinoides isolate fMegCyp1 chromosome 10, fMegCyp1.pri, whole genome shotgun sequence genome window below encodes:
- the ggctb gene encoding gamma-glutamylcyclotransferase b, producing MKNLPARQQNCHIPGIALLLFLLQLLLLTEAATGMDKHTFLYFAYGSNLLKERLQLKNPSATVHCVAKLKDYRLVFGNHQGLPSDRWHGGVATIEHSPGDEVWGVVWRMNVADLESLDRQENVRLGAYSPVEVSVSTRGQELSCRTYIMNSCVYAPPSPQYLKVIVMGAEQNGLPKDYQEKLKAIETNKYEGPLPVMEELDRVLKMAKEKPTISPTYNNCPGMG from the exons atgaaaaatcttcCAGCAAGACAGCAAAACTGCCACATTCCTGGCATAG ccctcctcctcttcctcctccaactcctcctcctcacagaggCGGCCACCGGCATGGACAAACACACCTTCCTGTACTTCGCCTACGGAAGCAACCTCTTGAAGGAGAGACTGCAGCTGAAGAACCCCTCTGCCACGGTGCACTGTGTGGCCAAGCTCAAG GACTACAGGCTGGTGTTTGGGAACCACCAGGGCTTACCCAGTGACCGCTGGCATGGGGGAGTGGCCACGATTGAGCACAGCCCCGGGGACGAGGTGTGGGGAGTGGTGTGGAGGATGAACGTGGCCGACCTTGAATCCCTAGATAG ACAGGAGAATGTGAGACTGGGAGCCTACAGCCCTGTGGAGGTGTCTGTCTCCACAAGGGGCCAGGAGCTGAGCTGTCGTACCTACATCATGAACAGCTGTGTTTATGCCCCCCCGTCTCCCCAGTACTTAAAG GTAATTGTGATGGGGGCAGAGCAGAATGGATTGCCAAAGGACTACCAGGAAAAGCTGAAGGCCATTGAGACCAACAAGTACGAAGGACCCCTACCGGTGATGGAGGAGCTGGACCGTGTTCTGAAGATGGCAAAGGAGAAGCCCACCATCAGCCCCACATATAACAACTGCCCTGGAATGGGATAA